One genomic window of Coraliomargarita sinensis includes the following:
- a CDS encoding CHASE domain-containing protein translates to MSLSSKVLCKETELQAGKFRLWLEQNNFTANLALAALYWLAAQLGFQLAEIHENVSLLWPPSGLALAAIAYGGRSLLPGILIGALSANIFTDIAVGSALVIAVGNTVEAYVAWLILGLVRKFSDYLHEYNVLAWVLSSSLFAPIPAAIIGASSLTLLGGIDWGMGTFTHLIVNWWVGDATGILVITPLFLYLKKPNLNDSWFIRATLLILLCFCVFTLIFFHRNGPSLIFLALPLLLVAWRWFGSSGCALVSFGFVAHAAYAAYLGRGDLVLGGGNSEILTLNVFIIALVISSLVISTFRKKGSFLLPSSIFLAGWLLSGILYYTIYTSTQKLDNTRFAEIVDDVTEAVDKRLSTYTDALISAAGLYANSDKLERHEWRSFVQQQRLGERYPGINGIGYIIPVRSDQVDAFVESVRSEGVADFQVKNVPNVEAPPADELGFSHYIISYIEPLESNKQALGLNVASEINRQRAGATARDTGNASMTDRIILVQDGEERPGFLIYYPMYQPGLPLQTVAQRQAAFIGWSYAPFITELFFDGMLKARSEQIDFVIFDDTEISEGALVYATQQDAASTISGSFEKVSQMSLAGQIFTFGWNRGGSFNESSAAPAITTAASLVLGTCFLVILVVNLQNTTRNANRIVEQRTAELQEANNHLRLEVYERKKAEAKAEDANHAKSNFLATMSHEIRTPMNSVLGFTELLQTSDLSAEQRVWTNLIQSSGNSLLSIINDILDFSKIEAGMLELEQIPFSLEENIKSVTDSFSPIVAQKKVDLRVEHQNQLPKHVIGDPVRLRQVITNLLSNALKFTEQGSIAIRTAFAESDNGGAVNIRVIDTGIGIPEDKIEGLFEQFTQADSSTTRRFGGTGLGLAICKRIVEAMNGTIQVASEFGKGTTFTLSIPFSTLSPAKNKPDTKPPSLDGIEKIATHSIPVLLVDDNQVNKKLGETILNRLGCSVSLASNGMEAIEMLKSQHFDIVFLDCQMPILDGYETTRKIRQLEAETCESAFHSEKPIYIVALTANATNEDRDKCFECGMDDYLSKPLKINDFRDAISRFQRG, encoded by the coding sequence TTGTCCCTTTCGTCAAAAGTTCTCTGCAAAGAAACGGAGCTTCAAGCTGGAAAGTTTAGGCTCTGGCTGGAGCAGAATAATTTTACCGCAAACTTGGCGCTCGCCGCCCTCTACTGGCTCGCCGCCCAACTCGGCTTTCAGCTGGCGGAAATCCACGAAAACGTCTCTCTGCTTTGGCCACCCAGCGGACTCGCACTGGCTGCGATCGCATATGGCGGGCGAAGTCTTCTGCCCGGGATTCTTATCGGTGCACTCAGCGCGAACATTTTTACAGACATAGCTGTCGGCAGTGCACTCGTTATTGCCGTTGGCAATACCGTTGAAGCCTATGTTGCCTGGTTAATTCTGGGACTGGTCAGAAAGTTCTCTGATTACTTGCACGAGTACAACGTCCTGGCCTGGGTTCTCTCAAGCAGTCTGTTTGCTCCCATACCTGCTGCCATAATCGGGGCTTCGAGCCTGACTCTTCTGGGTGGCATTGACTGGGGTATGGGCACTTTCACACACTTGATTGTAAATTGGTGGGTCGGTGATGCGACCGGTATCCTCGTGATAACGCCGCTGTTCCTATATCTCAAAAAGCCAAATCTGAACGACTCCTGGTTCATCCGGGCCACGCTTCTCATCCTCCTCTGCTTTTGTGTTTTCACCCTTATCTTCTTCCATAGGAATGGCCCCAGCCTCATTTTCCTTGCCCTGCCTCTACTTTTGGTAGCTTGGCGATGGTTCGGGAGTAGTGGTTGTGCTTTGGTAAGTTTTGGTTTTGTGGCTCATGCTGCCTATGCAGCTTATCTGGGCCGGGGCGATCTGGTCCTCGGAGGCGGTAATTCCGAAATTCTTACGCTAAATGTGTTTATCATCGCCCTCGTTATCAGCTCATTGGTCATTTCAACGTTTCGCAAAAAAGGGAGTTTTCTTCTGCCGAGTTCCATATTTCTGGCCGGTTGGCTCCTGAGCGGAATTCTATATTACACGATCTACACAAGCACCCAAAAACTGGATAACACCCGATTTGCGGAGATTGTTGATGATGTTACCGAAGCGGTGGACAAACGACTGAGCACCTACACCGACGCATTGATCAGCGCAGCCGGTCTCTATGCCAACTCGGACAAATTGGAGCGCCATGAATGGCGATCTTTTGTGCAACAGCAGAGGCTGGGTGAGCGCTACCCTGGCATTAACGGCATTGGCTACATTATACCTGTCCGTAGCGACCAAGTGGATGCTTTTGTCGAAAGTGTTCGGTCGGAAGGCGTTGCCGATTTTCAAGTAAAGAACGTTCCCAATGTCGAAGCACCACCCGCCGACGAACTGGGCTTTTCGCATTATATCATTTCCTACATCGAACCGCTGGAGAGCAACAAACAGGCGCTCGGCCTAAACGTCGCTTCTGAAATCAATCGACAGCGCGCCGGGGCCACCGCCCGCGACACGGGGAACGCCTCCATGACGGACCGGATTATACTTGTTCAGGACGGTGAAGAACGCCCCGGTTTCTTAATCTACTACCCAATGTATCAGCCGGGCCTCCCCCTGCAAACTGTCGCGCAGAGACAGGCCGCATTCATCGGTTGGAGCTACGCTCCTTTCATCACCGAACTATTTTTCGACGGCATGCTGAAAGCCCGAAGCGAGCAGATTGATTTTGTTATCTTCGACGATACTGAAATCAGCGAAGGCGCACTCGTTTATGCCACTCAGCAGGACGCAGCTTCCACCATCAGCGGAAGCTTTGAGAAAGTCTCACAAATGAGCCTCGCCGGACAAATTTTCACCTTCGGCTGGAACAGAGGCGGTTCTTTCAATGAAAGTTCGGCGGCACCTGCCATCACCACCGCCGCAAGCCTCGTCCTAGGCACCTGCTTTCTCGTCATCCTCGTCGTCAATCTGCAAAATACGACCAGAAATGCCAATCGGATCGTCGAACAGAGAACCGCCGAATTACAGGAAGCTAATAATCACCTGCGTCTGGAAGTCTATGAAAGGAAGAAGGCCGAGGCTAAGGCGGAAGATGCCAACCATGCGAAGAGTAATTTCCTCGCGACCATGAGCCACGAGATCCGCACTCCGATGAACAGTGTCCTCGGTTTCACTGAACTCTTGCAGACCAGCGATCTGTCTGCCGAGCAGCGGGTTTGGACTAATCTCATTCAAAGCTCGGGGAACTCGCTGCTCAGCATCATCAATGACATCCTCGATTTTTCCAAGATCGAGGCCGGCATGCTCGAACTCGAACAGATCCCATTCTCTCTGGAAGAAAACATCAAGTCTGTGACGGACAGCTTCAGCCCGATCGTGGCACAAAAAAAGGTGGATCTCAGGGTTGAGCATCAAAACCAACTCCCGAAACATGTCATCGGAGACCCGGTCAGACTCCGGCAGGTGATCACCAACTTACTTTCCAATGCTTTAAAATTCACCGAACAGGGAAGCATCGCGATCAGGACGGCCTTTGCGGAGAGCGATAACGGGGGCGCCGTAAATATTCGCGTTATCGATACCGGAATTGGTATCCCAGAGGATAAGATTGAAGGGCTCTTTGAACAGTTCACTCAGGCCGACAGCTCCACCACCCGCCGTTTTGGAGGAACAGGCTTGGGACTCGCCATCTGTAAGCGTATTGTAGAAGCCATGAACGGCACGATCCAGGTCGCCAGCGAATTCGGGAAAGGCACGACATTCACACTATCGATACCATTTTCGACACTGTCTCCTGCTAAAAATAAACCCGACACCAAACCACCTTCACTCGACGGGATCGAGAAAATCGCCACTCACAGCATCCCGGTCCTGCTCGTCGACGACAACCAGGTGAACAAAAAGCTGGGGGAAACGATTCTCAACCGACTGGGCTGCAGCGTGTCTTTGGCCAGTAATGGCATGGAGGCTATTGAGATGCTAAAAAGCCAACATTTCGATATCGTCTTCCTGGACTGCCAAATGCCCATACTTGACGGCTACGAAACGACCCGGAAAATTCGTCAGCTGGAGGCTGAAACCTGCGAGAGTGCCTTCCATTCCGAAAAACCCATTTATATCGTGGCACTCACGGCAAACGCCACGAATGAAGACAGGGATAAATGCTTCGAATGCGGTATGGATGACTATCTCAGCAAGCCACTAAAGATCAATGACTTCCGGGATGCTATTAGTCGTTTTCAGCGCGGCTGA
- the queG gene encoding tRNA epoxyqueuosine(34) reductase QueG — MAIETQKNVDRLKSLAEELGFHQFGVTAVPLKLRSEYYEKWIDEGQHGTMSWMERNNDRRLHPESLIEEARSIIVVAMNYYQPDPERGYRIAKYALGDDYHNLIFKRLKKLCRYMRDEFGSVQRPYVDTGPLLEKPIAEAAGIGWQGKSTILVEPGRGTWSFLGNIVSSLDLPASDPGKDRCGSCTRCIDICPTRAITAPYQLDARKCISYLTIEHDGPIPLEYREAIADRLFGCDECLDVCPWNKWAVPTNEAKFSPRQLPKLREMLFWDDETFRENFRGSPMRRLKLHRFRRNICVVLGNVGEADDVTALQSVAAGSDEMVKEHAEWAIGRIQSRCGS; from the coding sequence ATGGCGATTGAGACGCAGAAAAATGTAGACCGGTTGAAATCACTGGCTGAAGAACTTGGTTTTCATCAGTTCGGGGTCACTGCGGTGCCACTAAAGCTTAGATCGGAATATTACGAAAAGTGGATTGATGAGGGGCAACACGGTACAATGTCATGGATGGAGCGTAATAATGACCGGCGCCTGCATCCGGAAAGTCTGATCGAAGAAGCCAGGTCGATTATCGTTGTCGCAATGAATTATTACCAACCCGATCCGGAGAGGGGATATCGGATTGCGAAATATGCCCTCGGCGATGATTACCATAATTTAATTTTCAAGCGCCTGAAAAAGCTCTGCCGGTACATGCGGGATGAGTTTGGCAGTGTACAACGCCCGTATGTCGATACCGGGCCGCTTCTGGAAAAACCGATAGCCGAAGCGGCCGGCATCGGCTGGCAGGGCAAAAGCACGATCCTTGTCGAACCCGGGCGTGGCACCTGGTCTTTCCTCGGGAATATTGTCAGCAGCCTGGACCTGCCGGCCAGCGACCCTGGCAAGGACCGCTGTGGAAGCTGTACGCGCTGCATCGATATTTGCCCGACCCGGGCCATTACCGCACCCTACCAACTCGATGCCAGAAAATGTATCTCCTATCTGACGATCGAGCATGACGGTCCGATACCGCTGGAATACCGTGAGGCGATCGCGGATCGCCTCTTCGGTTGTGATGAGTGCCTGGACGTTTGCCCCTGGAACAAGTGGGCTGTCCCGACCAACGAGGCGAAGTTCTCGCCAAGACAACTGCCTAAGCTACGGGAAATGTTATTCTGGGATGACGAAACCTTCAGGGAAAACTTTCGGGGTTCACCCATGCGGCGATTAAAACTCCACCGGTTTCGGCGCAACATCTGTGTGGTGCTTGGTAACGTCGGTGAGGCGGACGATGTCACCGCTTTGCAGTCTGTGGCGGCAGGCAGCGATGAAATGGTGAAAGAACATGCGGAATGGGCGATTGGGCGAATTCAATCGCGTTGCGGGTCCTGA
- a CDS encoding GAF domain-containing protein, translated as MSTGKEATYGKVSRAIELMVEGENDAVARMSTICCELYHAFTDFHWVGFYRLVDPQTLKVGPYQGGHGCLTITTDRGVCGACIRERKVQIENDVSKVKDHIACSPETKSEIVLPILDSSGALWAVLDIDSTELNAFDETDLQWLLHISKLAACCP; from the coding sequence GTGAGCACAGGAAAAGAAGCGACTTACGGCAAAGTCAGCCGCGCCATCGAATTGATGGTCGAGGGCGAAAACGATGCGGTTGCCCGAATGTCGACCATCTGTTGCGAACTCTATCATGCCTTCACAGACTTTCACTGGGTGGGTTTTTACCGTCTGGTCGATCCGCAAACCCTCAAGGTCGGCCCCTACCAGGGCGGACATGGCTGTTTGACCATAACAACGGACCGGGGCGTCTGCGGCGCCTGTATCCGGGAGCGCAAGGTCCAAATCGAGAACGATGTTTCCAAGGTAAAAGACCATATTGCCTGTTCGCCCGAGACGAAATCAGAAATCGTACTGCCCATACTGGACTCGAGTGGCGCTCTGTGGGCGGTGCTGGACATTGACTCGACCGAACTGAACGCCTTCGACGAGACCGACCTGCAGTGGTTGCTCCACATCAGCAAACTTGCCGCCTGTTGCCCGTAG
- a CDS encoding glycoside hydrolase family 2 TIM barrel-domain containing protein has protein sequence MNTLRIFALLSLTASFLFAAESPRSRENFDLGWSFVKGDPVDAEKLLFDASEWRELDLPHDWSVEGPFDPNAPAGAPGGYLPAGIGWYRKAFKVPENLEGRRIFIEFDGIYMNGEVWINGHRLGKRPYGYIGVEYELTPHLNFGGRNVIAVRVDDSRQPSARWYGGAGIYRHVWLTHTDPVHVDHWGTYVRTPEVNEQFATVAVDTTVTNDLPKDQKVTVQQEVFSVEGAILAKTTGTIKVSGKGEAIAKQSFRFPRPKLWSPDSPNLYTVRTTLKTGDQVRDIYESPLGVRTLRFDREEGMFLNGEPIVMRGMCNHQDLGPLGTALWDEALERRLKMMKAIGVNALRTAHYPHSPEFMRMADKMGFLVINETFDEWRRGWNFVDGQLVSSPNDRGKARYGYNEYFTEWHERDLIDHLKRDRNHPSVIMWSIANEVPEAQKFGELETVQKLVKMVHEFEPTRPVTAGINHIHTANETGFLEHLDIVGYNGGGGSCFLYEEDHERFKDRIIYASEVPHSLQTRGEYRTHTNYREEQHEIPNLTEEEVFQETDAWYESSYDNAGVRINARDSWHLTSTLPYVLGEFRWTGFDYIGESGGWPRVLGNFGIIDLCNFPKDTYYFYQSQWTDKPMIHILPHWNWPGKEGTVIPVHAYTTGDEAELFLNGQSLGVRSFSEANPYHLEWLVPYAPGELKAVARKNGEEIAQTVIRTAGTPAKFVFETDQTQLDPRERDLAYLTIRVEDEAGNFHPKADRWVSIQIKGPARILGVHNGDPLNHEPFQSRTVKTFNGLARVILTATTGEDIVKKNENRESGEIIVTARVRGWESQELRLKRTHEGTEASVFPPDNSTPRPTDVYDEGVPPVD, from the coding sequence ATGAATACACTTCGAATTTTCGCCCTCTTAAGTCTCACGGCATCTTTCCTTTTCGCGGCTGAATCCCCGCGTAGCAGGGAGAACTTCGACCTGGGGTGGTCATTTGTGAAAGGAGACCCTGTTGACGCGGAAAAATTGCTTTTCGACGCATCGGAATGGCGGGAGCTTGATTTGCCGCACGATTGGAGTGTTGAAGGCCCCTTCGATCCCAATGCTCCGGCCGGCGCCCCCGGGGGCTACCTACCAGCCGGGATCGGTTGGTACCGCAAAGCCTTCAAGGTCCCGGAAAACCTTGAAGGCCGCAGGATTTTCATCGAGTTCGATGGCATCTACATGAACGGCGAGGTCTGGATCAACGGACACCGCCTGGGCAAGCGCCCCTATGGCTACATCGGGGTGGAATACGAACTCACGCCACATTTGAATTTTGGCGGCCGCAACGTGATTGCCGTGCGCGTCGACGATTCTCGCCAACCCTCCGCTCGCTGGTATGGCGGCGCCGGGATCTACCGCCACGTCTGGTTGACGCACACCGACCCGGTTCATGTCGACCACTGGGGCACTTACGTACGGACGCCTGAGGTCAACGAACAATTCGCAACGGTCGCAGTAGACACCACCGTTACCAATGACCTCCCGAAAGACCAAAAGGTCACCGTACAGCAGGAAGTTTTCTCCGTAGAGGGAGCAATCCTAGCCAAAACCACTGGTACGATTAAGGTCTCCGGCAAAGGTGAAGCGATTGCCAAGCAGAGTTTCCGATTCCCCCGCCCAAAGCTCTGGTCTCCGGACTCTCCCAATCTCTACACCGTACGCACAACACTGAAAACCGGAGACCAAGTGCGCGACATTTACGAAAGCCCCCTCGGGGTGCGCACCCTGCGCTTCGACCGCGAAGAAGGCATGTTCCTGAATGGTGAACCGATCGTCATGCGCGGCATGTGTAATCACCAGGATCTGGGTCCTCTGGGGACCGCCCTCTGGGACGAGGCTCTGGAACGCCGCCTGAAGATGATGAAGGCCATCGGCGTCAACGCCCTACGCACCGCCCACTACCCACATTCGCCCGAGTTCATGCGTATGGCCGACAAAATGGGTTTTCTCGTGATCAACGAGACCTTTGATGAATGGCGACGCGGCTGGAACTTCGTCGACGGCCAGCTGGTCTCCAGCCCGAATGACCGGGGCAAGGCGCGCTACGGCTATAATGAATATTTCACCGAGTGGCATGAACGCGACCTGATCGACCACTTGAAGCGTGACCGTAACCACCCAAGCGTGATTATGTGGAGCATCGCCAATGAGGTGCCGGAAGCCCAAAAATTCGGCGAACTCGAGACCGTGCAGAAACTGGTAAAAATGGTGCACGAGTTTGAGCCGACCCGACCCGTCACCGCTGGCATCAATCACATCCACACCGCCAACGAGACCGGATTCCTCGAACATCTCGATATCGTCGGTTACAATGGTGGAGGTGGCTCCTGCTTCCTCTATGAAGAGGATCACGAACGCTTCAAAGACCGGATCATCTACGCCTCGGAAGTGCCCCACTCCCTGCAGACGCGTGGCGAGTATCGCACGCACACCAATTACCGGGAAGAACAACACGAGATCCCCAATCTGACCGAAGAGGAAGTCTTCCAGGAAACCGATGCCTGGTATGAATCGTCTTACGACAACGCGGGCGTGCGCATCAACGCCCGGGATTCCTGGCATCTGACCAGCACACTTCCGTACGTTCTGGGAGAGTTCCGCTGGACGGGCTTCGACTATATCGGTGAATCCGGCGGATGGCCCCGGGTACTGGGCAACTTCGGAATAATCGATCTCTGTAATTTCCCCAAAGACACTTACTATTTTTACCAGAGTCAGTGGACCGACAAACCGATGATCCACATTCTCCCGCATTGGAACTGGCCGGGCAAGGAAGGCACCGTCATCCCCGTACATGCTTACACCACAGGCGACGAGGCGGAACTTTTTCTCAATGGCCAGTCGTTGGGCGTTCGGAGTTTCAGCGAAGCGAATCCCTACCACCTCGAATGGCTGGTCCCTTATGCTCCGGGCGAACTCAAGGCAGTCGCCCGTAAGAACGGCGAGGAAATCGCCCAAACCGTGATCCGCACCGCCGGCACCCCGGCGAAATTTGTTTTCGAAACAGATCAAACCCAACTGGATCCACGCGAGCGTGACCTCGCTTACCTCACGATCCGCGTCGAAGACGAAGCCGGCAACTTCCACCCCAAAGCGGATCGCTGGGTTTCCATCCAAATTAAGGGCCCCGCTCGCATCCTTGGCGTGCACAATGGCGACCCGCTCAACCACGAGCCATTTCAATCGCGCACTGTAAAAACATTTAACGGCCTGGCCCGCGTCATCCTGACCGCCACGACGGGCGAGGATATCGTTAAGAAAAATGAAAACCGCGAGTCCGGCGAGATCATCGTCACCGCCCGCGTCCGGGGATGGGAATCGCAGGAACTGCGTTTGAAGCGCACCCATGAAGGCACCGAAGCATCGGTCTTTCCTCCCGATAACAGTACGCCCCGTCCAACCGACGTTTATGACGAGGGCGTCCCCCCGGTGGATTAA
- a CDS encoding DMT family transporter, whose protein sequence is MSWIFLSICSALFLGFYDLAKKHAVRDNAVLPVLFWGVVTSALIWLPFILWSHLHPGSYPSPQFLVIPLEPAEHLLLLAKSTLVGASWIFGYFALKHLPLSIGSPIRATSPLWTIVLAVLLMHERPAGWQWLGIAVVLAAFYAFSLVGKLEGIRFHRDKWVGCMIVATLLGACSALYDKYLLQVTGLRPATLQAWFSVYLVVVMLPFYLGWQRGFWPRGHFEWRWSIPLIGVLLLAADFIYFTAITDQDALISVISPVRRAAVVVSFVGGMMLYKEKNFRPKALCLIVLLAGITLLYFKH, encoded by the coding sequence ATGTCCTGGATATTTCTGAGTATTTGTTCCGCGCTGTTCCTGGGATTCTACGATCTGGCGAAGAAGCATGCGGTCCGGGACAACGCAGTGCTCCCAGTGCTTTTTTGGGGCGTCGTCACTTCCGCACTGATTTGGCTCCCCTTTATCCTTTGGTCACACCTGCATCCGGGATCGTACCCATCCCCACAGTTCCTCGTCATCCCGCTAGAGCCCGCCGAACACCTGCTCCTGTTGGCAAAATCCACGCTCGTCGGGGCCTCATGGATCTTCGGATATTTCGCACTCAAGCACCTGCCACTCAGCATCGGCTCCCCCATCCGCGCCACCAGCCCGCTCTGGACGATCGTACTTGCAGTGCTGCTGATGCACGAGCGGCCGGCAGGCTGGCAATGGCTGGGAATCGCCGTCGTGCTCGCAGCCTTTTACGCGTTCTCACTGGTCGGCAAACTGGAGGGGATTCGCTTTCATCGGGACAAATGGGTCGGCTGCATGATCGTCGCGACACTGCTGGGAGCCTGCAGTGCGCTCTACGATAAATATCTTTTGCAGGTCACCGGACTCCGACCGGCCACCCTGCAGGCCTGGTTTTCGGTTTATCTGGTCGTGGTCATGCTGCCGTTCTACTTGGGCTGGCAAAGGGGCTTTTGGCCTAGGGGGCATTTCGAATGGCGCTGGAGTATCCCGCTGATTGGCGTCCTACTCTTGGCCGCCGATTTCATCTACTTCACAGCGATTACCGATCAGGATGCCCTAATCTCCGTCATCTCCCCTGTTAGGCGGGCAGCGGTTGTTGTCTCCTTTGTCGGCGGCATGATGCTCTACAAAGAGAAAAACTTTCGCCCTAAAGCGCTCTGTCTGATCGTTCTCCTAGCCGGCATAACACTCCTGTATTTCAAGCATTAA
- a CDS encoding tetratricopeptide repeat protein produces the protein MNRPKKNKIHNDTLPEDMQADERNLIDTEETEEVSFEDRIHLYWMENKGFITGCVTVLALLIIGFNGMKMYVSYAESKIQSAYAEASANDSLEAFAKEYSDKALGGLAALQVADDAYNAEDYATAAEYYAMVPGALENDILIGRAKIGLAFATYYEGDGENGLAQLRDVAADNTLPQAIRAEAAYHLAVDADVSGDETAFENYADQVAKATSAGQWQQRMQVYQQRR, from the coding sequence ATGAACCGCCCAAAGAAAAACAAAATTCACAACGACACACTGCCCGAAGACATGCAGGCAGATGAGCGCAATCTAATCGATACCGAGGAAACGGAAGAAGTCTCTTTTGAGGACCGCATCCATCTCTACTGGATGGAAAACAAGGGCTTCATCACGGGTTGCGTCACCGTGCTTGCTCTGCTGATCATCGGTTTTAACGGCATGAAGATGTATGTTTCCTATGCCGAAAGTAAAATTCAGTCGGCCTACGCCGAAGCGTCCGCCAACGACAGCCTTGAAGCTTTTGCGAAGGAATACAGTGATAAGGCTTTGGGTGGACTCGCTGCGCTGCAAGTGGCGGACGATGCGTACAATGCCGAAGATTACGCCACCGCAGCCGAATACTACGCCATGGTCCCGGGGGCTCTGGAAAACGATATCCTAATTGGACGTGCCAAAATCGGACTCGCCTTCGCCACCTACTATGAAGGTGATGGGGAAAACGGCCTCGCCCAACTCCGTGACGTGGCGGCTGATAACACACTCCCCCAAGCGATCCGGGCTGAAGCGGCCTACCACCTCGCGGTCGACGCCGATGTCTCGGGAGATGAAACCGCCTTCGAAAACTATGCCGATCAGGTGGCCAAGGCCACGTCTGCCGGACAATGGCAGCAGCGTATGCAGGTTTACCAGCAGCGTCGTTAA
- the purU gene encoding formyltetrahydrofolate deformylase has product MKAPTIIALLYGPDQPGLVSRVSSWIFLRGSNIHHADQHKDLEANIFFQRVEWAPSGQIEEEAAAFKKFANEELGMEVKVALSTDRPKVALFVSKTEHCFHDAILRFRAGEMAGELGCIISNHEILRGDTESYGLPYYCVPTSKETKAAAETEQLRIIREHGCELVVMARYMQVLSDDFLKEVACPVINIHHSFLPAFAGGKPYHQAHSRGVKLIGATAHYATADLDEGPIIHQDVTRINHRNAIQDLIRKGRDLEKTVFAHAIRLHLDNRILIYNNKTVVFD; this is encoded by the coding sequence GTGAAAGCACCGACCATCATTGCACTTCTCTACGGCCCCGACCAACCCGGGCTGGTCTCGAGGGTGTCCAGTTGGATCTTTTTACGGGGCAGCAACATCCACCACGCGGACCAGCATAAGGATCTGGAAGCCAATATCTTTTTCCAGCGTGTCGAATGGGCCCCATCCGGCCAGATCGAAGAGGAAGCGGCCGCGTTTAAGAAATTTGCCAACGAAGAACTCGGGATGGAGGTCAAGGTCGCGCTCTCGACGGACCGGCCGAAAGTCGCCCTCTTCGTTTCAAAAACCGAACACTGTTTCCATGACGCCATTCTTCGTTTTCGGGCGGGAGAGATGGCCGGCGAACTGGGCTGCATCATTTCAAATCACGAAATTCTGCGGGGGGATACCGAAAGCTACGGCCTTCCTTACTACTGTGTGCCCACTTCGAAAGAGACAAAGGCAGCGGCGGAAACTGAACAATTGAGGATAATCCGGGAGCACGGCTGCGAACTCGTCGTCATGGCCCGTTACATGCAGGTGCTTTCCGACGACTTCCTCAAAGAGGTGGCTTGCCCGGTTATCAACATCCACCACTCCTTTCTTCCCGCATTTGCCGGCGGCAAGCCCTACCACCAGGCCCACAGTCGCGGGGTCAAACTCATCGGTGCCACGGCCCACTACGCAACCGCCGATCTTGACGAAGGGCCGATCATCCATCAGGACGTCACTCGTATAAACCACCGAAACGCAATTCAGGACCTGATCCGCAAAGGCCGGGACCTGGAAAAAACCGTATTCGCCCATGCCATCAGGCTACACCTCGACAACCGAATTCTCATTTACAACAACAAGACAGTCGTATTCGACTAA
- a CDS encoding ParA family protein: protein MPRRLAFINYKGGVGKTSLIVNVASCLAQKGKRVLLVDLDTQSNSSIWLMRIERWNKINMEKRGSLYSIFDPGQDRIKDIIVKDVLQDNKGKPLLPGLDLLPTTFNLIDIENEYRINPQNPHYLIFNEQMREVQDDYDFVLYDCPPNILNASQCGIFSADELYVPANPDALSLIGFTLMIEKLLLFYRRSAGFRTPEMGNFARIAGVIFNSIKANVDIAVPKMRMQLRLNQFKKQRLVSQEAKIYDTCIRDATIVRRAVTLGLPVCLVESRDVSDGVGMDYNDLAEEILAHNAVASVSSGGESSGVANAS from the coding sequence ATGCCACGTAGATTAGCCTTCATTAATTACAAGGGCGGGGTTGGTAAGACCTCCCTGATTGTAAATGTAGCTTCTTGCCTAGCACAGAAGGGGAAGCGCGTGTTACTGGTCGATCTGGACACCCAGTCCAACTCCAGTATCTGGCTCATGCGGATTGAGCGCTGGAACAAGATCAACATGGAGAAGCGCGGTTCGCTTTACTCCATCTTCGATCCCGGCCAGGACCGTATCAAAGACATCATCGTTAAGGACGTGTTGCAGGACAACAAGGGCAAGCCCTTGCTCCCGGGCCTGGACCTTTTGCCGACGACCTTCAATCTGATTGATATTGAGAACGAATACCGGATTAATCCGCAAAATCCCCATTACCTCATATTCAATGAGCAGATGCGCGAGGTTCAGGATGATTACGATTTTGTACTCTATGACTGCCCGCCCAACATCCTGAATGCGTCGCAGTGCGGTATTTTCAGCGCCGACGAGCTCTACGTGCCGGCTAACCCGGATGCGCTCTCACTAATCGGATTTACGCTGATGATTGAGAAGCTGCTGCTCTTTTACCGTCGCAGTGCCGGCTTCCGTACCCCGGAAATGGGCAACTTTGCCCGTATCGCCGGTGTGATTTTCAACTCAATCAAAGCCAACGTGGATATCGCAGTGCCGAAGATGCGTATGCAGCTGCGCCTCAATCAATTCAAGAAACAACGACTGGTTTCACAGGAAGCGAAAATCTACGACACCTGCATCCGCGACGCCACAATTGTTCGCCGGGCAGTGACACTCGGGCTCCCAGTCTGCCTGGTTGAAAGCCGTGACGTGAGCGATGGTGTCGGCATGGACTACAATGATCTTGCAGAAGAAATTCTGGCGCACAACGCCGTAGCAAGTGTATCCAGCGGCGGCGAATCTTCCGGCGTGGCAAACGCGTCCTAG